DNA from Aquaspirillum sp. LM1:
TTCGCCGGTGGCTTCGTCCAGCAGCTTGAGGTTGTAGCCATAGGCCGGGAACGACGGGCTGCCAAACTTCACCGGGGTGTTTTCCACACCCGGCATGGCGGTCAGCATCGGCCAGCCGGTTTCGGTTTGCCAGTAGTTGTCGATGATGGGCACGCCCAGTGCATCGGAAATCCAGTGGGCGGTGGGTTCATCCAGCGGCTCGCCAGCCAGGAACAGATAGCGCAGCGAAGAAATATCGTACTTTTTCAGCCAGGCCGGATCCTGCTTTTTCAGCACGCGCACGGCGGTCGGCGCGCTGAACATCACCGATACCTTGTACTTTTCGACAATCTGCCACCAGATGCCCGGATCGGGGCGGATGGGCAGGCCTTCATATACCACGGTGGCCATGCCGCCAATCAGCGGACCGTAGACAATATACGAGTGGCCCACCACCCAGCCGATGTCGGAGGTGGAGAAATACGCCTCGCCAGGGTTGCCGCAGTAGATATGCTTCATCGACGCGGCCAGCGCCACGGCGTAGCCGCCGGTGTCGCGCTGCACGCCCTTGGGCTTGCCGGTGGTGCCGGAGGTGTACAGGATGTAGCTGGGGTGATTGGATTCCACCCACTCACACGGCACATTGGCGTCCAGATGGCGCTCGCGCAGGGTGGCATAGTCCACATCACGCCCGGCCACCACGGCCATGTCCGGATCAAGGCCACGGTTGACAATCAGCACGCTGGCCGGCGGAAATTCCGATTGTGCCAGCGCGTCGTCCACCAGATGCTTGTACGGAATCACCTTGCCGCCGCGCATGCCGCCATCGGCGGTGACCATCACCTTGGGCTGGGCGTCGTCCACCCGGGTGGCCAGGCTGTGCGCAGCAAAGCCGCCAAACACCACCGAGTGAATCGCCCCCAGGCGCACGGTGGCCAGCATGGCAAAAATCGCTTCCGGGATCATCGGCATGTAAATCAGCACGCGGTCGCCCTTGCCCACGCCCAGTTCCTGCAGGCTGGCGGCAAAGCGGTTGACTTCGCGGTGCAGATCGGCAAACGAATAGGTTTGCTCGGCACCGGTTTCGGTGGAAATGTAGATCAGCGCGTTCTGCTCGGCGCGGTCTTGCAGATGGCGGTCCACCGCGTTGTGGCACAGATTGGTTTCGCCATTGACAAACCAGTCGCGAAACGGCGGATTGTCAAAGCGCAGCACTTGCTCATACGGCTTGTGCCAGTCGATCAGTTCAGCCTGTTCGGCCCAGAAGGCTTCCGGCTGCTCAATGGAACGGCGATGAAACGCCTGATAGGTTTCGGCCATGGGTTCTCTCCTCCAGCACAAAGGCAACCCCGTGGCGGCTCATATTAATGATCTTGGCGGCTCGGCACGGGGCAGAATTCTCCTACCAAGCAACTGCTTGGTAGGCGGAACCCTACACGCTAATGCCGGGGCGGTCAAATGTTCATGCATTTGCCCTGTGGCGGGCATAAAGCCTGACAAATCATTGTTGCAGCGCAATATTATTTGCCCCTAGTTGCGGCAGGGTTAATCCGATTGCGCCGCGCCGATTTTGCTGCACTGCAAAAGCCCTCGCCCTGCACCGGATTCGCGACACTGGCCGGCTGGGGTCATTTTTTGCGCAGGCTGACACTGGCCACCCCGCCCACCACCAGGCCGGCCCCCACAATCTGCAGCAGTGACATCGACTCGCTCAGCACCAGCCAGCCCAGAAACAAGGTAATCACCGGCCCGAGGGTGGACACCAGCGCCACCTGATTGGCCCCAACCCGGCGAATGGCCTCGTTCAGCAAGGCCACCGGCAATACCGTACTCAGTAGGGCCATGGCCAGGCCATAGCCATACACTGGCCAGGGCAGGCTAAACGCCGCCGACAGCGGATGGGTCAGCAAGAAATGCACAATAATCGCCAGCGATGCCACAATGCACAGCCAGGCCGACAGCCGCAGCGCGCCCACCTGCTTGACCAGCTCGCCCGTGCCAATCAGGTATAGCGAATAACACAGCGCACTGGCCAGCACCCAGCTTACCCCAATCAGCACACTCTGCCCGGCACCCAGCGCATGCCAGTCGTGCGCCACCGCCAAACCGGTGCCCAGGTAGCACAGGCCCAGCGCCAGCCATTCACGCAGCCCCACCTTGCGGCGAAACAGCAGCGCCGAAAACAGCAGCACAAACGTGGGATAGAGAAACAACACCAGCCGCTCCAGCGTCGAAGACACATATTGCAGGCCGATAAAATCAAATACGCTGGACAAGTAATAGCCCATCAATCCCAGCGGCAGCAGCATCATCCACGCCTGGCGCGGCAAACGCGCCGCCCCCCGGCCACTGATGCCGGCCATCAGGATAAAAAACGGCAGGGCAAACACCATGCGCAACATCAGCAAAGTGATGGCGTCCACTGGGTAGGCGTAAGCCAGCTTGACGAAAATCGCCTTGGCGGAAAACCCGGCGGCAGACAGCATGGCCAGCAGCACGCCTTTGCTGATTGAGAAGCCACGCAAGCGCGAGCCGATGGCCAGAGCGGCAGACATATCCTGCTCCTGAAGGTTGATTTGATTGATAGTATCCAGCGAAACCCTTGTGCTTCCCATCAGTATTTGGCACATGCAGTATTCGCAAAACAAGAAGCCCAATATTCTTGCCATAGGCATTATGCCATGTTGGTGCCGATGACGGGCCATGGCGGCGGAAGTGATGCGCCGCCATTTGCGCCAGGTCAAATCAGCGGCACCTTCTCTCCGGAAAGCCCCTGATTGCGCCAAAAAAAGGGGGCTGCAAAAAGTAAAAACCAGCAAAATCAACTGTCTGAATCCCGCTCCTGGCTGGGGTAACGATTTTTTACCGAGTTTTCTTTTTCTGCGGCCCCATGCCGTCTAGAATCCCGTCATGTCACAATCCGGACGCTTTGCCCATGCGCATCCTGCACACCTCCGACTGGCACCTGGGCCAGCACTTTATTGGCAAAACCCGTCAGGCCGAGCACCGCGCGCTGATTGCCTGGCTGCTGGCGCAGATTTCGGCGCGGGATATCGACGCGGTGATTCTGGCTGGCGATGTATTCGACACCGGTGCGCCGCCCAGCTATGCGCGCGAGCTGTATCACCAGCTATTGGCCGGGGTGGCCGCCGCCGGGGCCAGCCTGCTGGTGGTGGGCGGCAACCATGATTCCGCTGCCACCCTGGGCGAAATCCGCCCGCTGCTGGGCGCGCTGCGCGCCACGGTGATTCCATCCGCCGACGGCCCGCTGGACGAGCAAGTGGTGTTGCTGCCGCGCCGCGACGGCCAGCCTGGCGCACTGGTGTGCGCCGCACCGTTTATCCGCCCGCGCGATGTGCTGCGCAGCCAGGCCGGGCAAGGTGCCGACGACAAGCAAGGCGCGCTGCAAGCCGCCATTGCCCAGCACTACCAGGCGCTCTACCAGCGCGCGCTGGCCCGCCGTGCCGCGCTGGGCCAGGCGTTGCCGATCATCGCCACCGGCCACCTGACCACGGTGGGGGCCAGCGCCAGCGAATCGGTGCGCGAGATTTACGTGGGCGCGCTGGAGGCGTTTCCCACTCAGGCGTTTCCGCCGGTGGACTATCTGGCGCTGGGGCATATTCACCGCCCACAATGCGTGGGCGGGCTGAATCACATCCGCTACAGCGGCTCGCCGCTGGCGCTGGGTTTTGACGAAGCCGACACCGCCAAACAGATGTGGCTGGTGGATTTTGCCGACGGCCAGCTGACCCAGGTCAGCGCGCTGCCGGTGCCGTGTGTGCAGCCGCTGGCCTCGCTCAGCGGTGATCTGGCCCGCTTGCCGGCGCAATTGGCCGCCGTGGCGGCGCAGGGCAGCGCCGAGCAGCCAGTGTGGCTGGAAGTGCGCGTGCGCGGCGACGATTACCTCAGCGACCTGGCCGCGCGGGTGGCGGCGCTGGCCGACGGCCTGCCGGTGGAAATTTTGCGCGTGCGCCGCGAACGCGGCGACGCCGTGGCCACGCTCAGCGCCGACCCCGGCGATACCCTGGACGAACTCAGCCCGCTGGAGGTGTTTGAGCGCCGGCTGGCGCAGGAAACCCTGACCCCTGAACAACACGATGGTCTGCTGGCCCGCTACCACCAGGTGCTGGCTGACCTGGCCGAGTCTGCCTGATGAAAATCCTCTCCCTGCGCCTGAAAAACCTGAACTCGCTCAAGGGCGAATTTTGCATTGATTTTCGGCTGCCGCCATTTGCCGGCAATGGCCTGTTTGCCATCACCGGCCCCACCGGCGCGGGCAAATCCACCCTGCTGGACGCCATCTGCCTGGCGCTGTACCACCGCACCCCCCGGCTGGATGCAGTGTCAGCCGGGGGCAACGAGCTGATGACCCGCCACACCGCCGACTGTCTGGCTGAAGTGGAGTTTGAAGTGCGCGGCGTGGCCTACCGCGCCTTCTGGAGCCAGCGCCGCGCCCGCGACAAAGCCAGCGGCGCGCTGCAAGCGCCCAAAGTGGAGCTGGCCCGTGCCGATGGTGAAATCCTGGCCAGCCAGGTACACGACAAACTGCGCCAGGTCGAAGCGCTGACCGGCCTGGACTTTGCCCGCTTTACCAAATCCATGCTGCTGGCGCAGGGCGGTTTTGCCGCCTTTTTGCATGCCAGCGCCAACGAACGCGCCGAGCTGCTGGAGCAGCTCACCGGCAGCGAAGTGTATGGCCTGATCTCGCAGCAAGTATTTGAACGCGCACGCGCCGCACGCCAGGCACTGGCCGAACAACAGGCCCGCGCCGATGGCGTGCAGCTGCTGTCCGCCGAGGCCCGCGCCGAGCTGCTCGCCCACTGCGCCGCCCAGCGCACACAACTGGAAGCACTGACGGGTCAGTTAAGCCACACGCAGGCGCAACTGCACTGGCGCGAAGCGCTCAACGCTGCGGAGCACGACGCCCAGCGTCAGCATGCTGCACTCAGTCTGGCACTGGCCGCGCGCGAACACGCCGCACCGGCGCTGGCGCGGCTGGCAGCCAGCGAACCCGCAGCGGCCATTGCTGGCGCACACCAGCACTGGCAGCACGCCTGTGCGCAACGCGACACCAGCACGGCAGCGCTGGCTGCGCTGCACCGCCAGCGTGACAGCCTGGCGCGCAGCCACGCCCTGGCCCACTGGCAAGCTGCCCAACTGGCACGCACGCTGGCCGGGCAGGCCGCCGCGCAACAAACCGCGCTGGGCGACCAACTGGCCGACGCCAATGTCTGGCTGGCCAGCCACCGCCGGCACGCCGAACTGGGCGAACACCTGCCGCACTGGCGTGCCGAATGGGCCGAGCTGCGCCGGCTGGATGCACAACTGGCCGATGACGACACCCGGCTGGCGGCACTGGCTGCCACACAACACCAGCGCACCCAACAACAGCATCAGGCCCGCGCGCATGCCGACGCACAGGCCAAAGCCTGGCAAACCGCCCACACCCAGGCCCAGCAGCAGCAAGCCCAACGCGACGCCTTGCTGAGTGGCCCCATCCCGCCGCATCAGCGCTATGAAGCGGCATTGGCGCGGGCACAGCATTTGCGGCAACTGGGCCACGACGCCCAGACACTGCGCCAGCGTGCGGCCATGCTGGCCGAGCAGACACAACAGCAGCACACCCTGAATGCCGAACGGGATAGCCTGCGTCAGCAACTGGACATCAGCCAGAAGCAGCGCGTCCATCTGGACGAACGAGTGGCCGACAAGCGCCGGCTGCTGGGGCAGGAACAGCTGATTCGCAGCCTGGACGCCCACCGTGCGGCCCTGCGCCCCGGCGAAGCCTGTCCGTTATGCGGCGCACAGAGCCACCCGGCAGTGACGGCGTATCAGGCGCTGGACCTGGACGCCAGCCAGGCGGCGCTGGCCGAGGCCCAGGCGCAACAGCACGCTCAGCAGGCGCAAGAACAGGCGCTGCAAGCGCAATTGAACCGCACCGAAGGCCAGGCCACGCAACTGGCCGCCGAACTGGCGCACAGCGCCGCCGCCCAACACGCCGGAGAGGCCGCCTGGAACGCCAGCGTGCGCGCGCTACAGGCTGATGCCAGCGCCCCGCCGCTGCACTGGGCGGACGCCGCAACGCTAGCTGCCAGACAACGCATCGCCGACGCCGAACACGCCGACTGCCAGGCACACTTGCAGGCATTGGACACCGCCAACGCCGCCTGCCGGACCGCTGACCACCAGGCGCAACAGGCGCGTGACGCACACGATGCCGCCCAGGCCACGCTGCGTGCCAGCGAACAAGCCTGTGCCGATATCCAGGCCGAACACAGTGCCCGCGATGAACAACGCACCCACCACGCCCGCCAGCGCGCCGAGCGCGAAACCCACTGGCGTAACACCATTGGCTACGCCGGCTACACGCTGGACGCCGAACCCGACGCCTGGCTGGCGGCGCGTCACACCGACTGGCAAACCTGGCAAACGCAACAGGCGCATGCCCAGCAGCTGGAGCAGCAGCTGGTTCGCCAGCAAGACCTGTGTGCCCAGGCCGAACTGCGCGCCGACACCTGGCTGGCGCGCTGGCTGGGCCTGACGCTGACCGCACCGGACGCCGCAGCCCCCGACGCCGGTGCAGAGGGCGAAACCGCGCTGGCCAGTCTGGCCAGCCAAGTGGACGCGCTCAGCGCCGAACTGGCCCGGCTGGATGGCCGCTGTGGTGAACTGGGCAATACGCTGAACCAGCAAACCCAGCACGCCGAACACAGCCAGCGCAACTGGCAGGCGGCACTGGACGCCAGCCCGTTTGCCGATGAAACCGCCTTTCTGGCCGCCCGCCTGCCCGACGCTAAACACGCCGAACTGCGCCAGCGCCAGCAGCAACTGGATGCTGACGAGCAACGCGCCCGAGCACTGAGCGAAGCCGCCGACACCCGGTTGGCCGAACTGGCCGCCCAAGCCCTGAGCGAGCACAGGGCCGATGCCCTGACGGCCCACATCAGCGAACTGGACGCCCAGCGCCAGCAGCTGGCCGCCGAATATGGCGCGCACCAGCAGCAGCTGGACGACGATGCCCGTCATCGCATTGCGCACCGCCAACTGCTGGCCAATCTCGACGCCCTGGCCGCCAACAGCGAACACTGGCAACGGCTGGACGGCCTGATCGGCTCGGCCCGAGGCGATAAATTCCGCCGCTTTGCCCAAGGCCTGACGCTCGACCACCTGATTGGCCTGGCCAACCGCCGCCTGGCACGGCTACATGGCCGCTACCGCCTGCAGCGGCAAAGCAGTGGCGAACTGGAACTGGCCATCATCGACAGCTGGCAAGCCGACGTGGCCCGCGACACCCGTACCTTGTCTGGCGGCGAAAGTTTTTTGGTCAGCCTGGCGCTGGCGCTGGCGCTGTCTGACCTGGTGAGCCACAAAACCTCAATTGATTCGCTGTTTCTGGACGAAGGCTTTGGCACTCTGGACGGCGACACCCTGGACGTGGCCATCGACGCGCTGGACGCGCTCAACGCCAGCGGCAAGATGATTGGCGTGATCAGCCATGTGGAAAGTTTGAAAGAACGGATCGCCACGCAGATTCGGCTGAAACCGCAGGCGGGGCAGGGGGTATCGCGGGTGGAGGTGGGGGGGTGATCTGACCCGATGTGTGGTCAGCTTTGGCCGCTTGCCTGCCGGGCTTGCCACCATGTATCGCGACGGGCAATCGACCGACGCAAGCCACGGTTACCTGTGCTGTATCGGTCACAGAAGCCAGTAACTATGCCTGTTTGCCCTTGTTGGGCAGCAGGTAAGCTGGGGTCATCGCATGTCACCCGAGGGAGTGCCCCAGATGAGCCCGATTGATTATTTCCTGCCCCGTGGCCAAGTGTTGCAATGGCATGGCCAAGCTGGCCAATGCCTGCAGGTATGTTCTGGTCTGATTTTGCTGGAAGAGTTGCTTTGGGTGGAAGAGCAACTGCTCCAACCTCGCCAGCGCCTGGGCCCGGGCAGCTGCTATGTGTTGCACAGCAGTGGCTGGGTGACCCTCACCGCCCTGGGTGATGCGCAATTACGGTTGCCGGCTGGCCTGCCGGCCACGGCACCGGATGAGGGGTGGGCCACCGGGCTGGTGCAGCGCTTGCGCCGGGCAGTGGAAAAGCTGGGAAGGCTGCGGCTGGGGCATTCCGGCATGAAAAGGGGTGCCAGCCCAGTGTAGCGAGGGCCGCCCGGCAACAGCGCTGGGCGGCTTTTTTGCCTGCGGCGGGTCAGATCAAGGCTGACAGGGTTTTGAACAGATGGCTGGTGTTCTCGCCAGCAAACAGCATCTGGTCGGCCAGCAGGGCGCAGCTCAGCCACGACAGGACAATGACGACAAGTTCAAAATTGCCGCTTTTCCACATCGACAGCGAATGCCGCCGGAAAATCCACGGTACACCCATCGGGTTTGGCCAGTCAGTGAGCAAATGCATCACGCCGCCAGCAGCAAAACCGAAGGTGATGGGGGCCCACCAGAATGCGCCCAGGCTGATATAGGAGCCAAACAGCAGCAGCATCCAGGGCACGCCCCAATGTGTCAGCGAGCGATGCTTGATCCACAGTCGGCTGGCGCCGCGCCGCCGCTTGCTGCGCCACCAGGCCACTTCCATCCAGTCGGGCGCGGTGCCGCCCCAGGCACCGGCAAACAGTGCCATGATGGCCAGCAACTGGAACGGCCCGCCAGCCCCGGCGCGGATAACCAATAACGCCGCCAGCACGCCGGCTGCCACGCCAGAAGCATGGTGTGCTTTTCTTGATGCCATGTGTTCTTCAACCTCAAATGACTTGACTATGTTCCGCAAGCATCATACTGCAAATGCTGCGCATGATAACGCAGGGTTGAAGTGAAGTCGCGCAGGTGGCAATCAGGGAACAAAGTGCTCAGGCAAATGGCGCAGGCGGGCTGACCCCGCTGCGCCACTCAATATGCTCACCCCTGCAAGGCCTTGCCCAGCTTGCGCCGGTAGAACTCGTGGAAGTGCTGCATGCCGTCTTCGGTAGGCGACTGGTACGGGCCTACTTCGGATTCGCCACGCTGCCACAGCGCCTTGCGGCCTTCGTGCATGCGGTAGCAGATTTCGTCGTCTTCCACGGCGGTTTCAAAGTATGCCGCCTGCTCGGCCTGGATGAATTCCGGCTCGAACCACAGGATGTCCTGCGGGTAGTAGAACTCGGTAATCACCGTGGTCTGTTCCGGGCCCTTGGGCACCGCCACGCTGACCACCAGCACATGCGGGTACCACTCCACCATGATGTTGGGGTAGTAGGTCAGCCAGATGGCACCAAATTCCGGCTGTTTTTCCGCATAGCGGCGCAGCACCTGCTGCTGCCAGTCGGCGTATACCGGGCTGCCGGAGCGGGCCAGGGCGTTTTTCACCCCCACGGTTTGCACATGGTATTGCTCGCCCCATTCCCACTTGAGATCGCCGCAGTTGACGAAGTTGCCCAGGCCGGGGTGGAACGGGTCAACGTGGTAATCCTCCGAATACACTTCGATAAAGGTTTTCCAGTTGAAGTTGTACTCGGTGATGACGGTTTCGTGGTAACCGTAGTCCTCGAAGCGCATGTGCTTGGCCACGCCCAGGGCTGCCAGGTCGGCGGCGATGTCGCGGCGGGCGTCAAACAGCAGGCCGTTCCATTCGGTCAGCCGGGTCTGGCCCAGATCCAGGCAGGGCTGCTGGGCAAAGTGCGGTGCGCCAATCAGCTTGCCCTGGTTGTTGTAGGTCCAGCCGTGGATATTGCACACAATGTGCTCGGTGTTGCCGCGCCCCTTGAGCATCAGCGCCTGGCGGTGGCGGCAGACATTGGACAGCAGCTGGACGCCGTCCTCGTTGCGCTTGAGCATCTTGCCGTGGCCCATCCACTCCAGGGTGTGATAGTCGCCCACATTGGGCACCATCAGGGCATGGCCATAGTATTGCGGCGCGTCGGCAAACAGCAGTTGCTGTTCGAGTGCGTAAAACGCCGGATCAAAATAGGTATAGACAGGAAGTTGCGCGGCGGATGCGGTCAGCAGTTGCGCAGAAGCCAGATCAGACATTATTCCCAATCCCCACAAAGGTAGAAGAATCAAGACCAGCCGAATCTCGCCAAAACGAGTTTACGGTATACAGGTAGTAAGTAAGTGATGCGACGGTCAAAGGACAATCAGAAGGCGGGGGATTGTCCCCAAAATCGGGGAGGGGGGCAAGCGTTTTTTCAGCGGGAATTGTGTAAAACCGACACTTTTTCTGCATAAGTCTGTTTGTCATCGCGTCGTGGCACAATTTTCTGGCAAAACTTGCGTTAAATCAAACAGACAAGTATTTTGATGCAGTGCAACATCCTGCGCGCGGTATAGTCGCCGCTCGCCGAGTGGCCGGCCTGTGCTGTCGGCTGTCACTGCCTGACCCCGTGCCGTAAGCCCTTGCCCGGCACCCCTGCCAACCCGCTGACCGGATTTTTTCCATGACCGACCATGTTCTCGTGATTAACTGCGGAAGCTCATCCCTCAAATTTGCCGCCATCGACCCGATTTCCGGCCAGGCTGCCCTGAGCGGGCTGGCCGAGCGCCTGGGTAGCCCGGACGCCAGCCTGAATGTGCGCCAGGGCGACACGCGCCAGAGCGTGTCGCTGGCCGAGGGCGGCCACGACGCCGCCATGCTGGCGGTGCTGCAACTGCTGGACAACAGCGGCCTGTCGGCCAAACTCAGCGCCGTGGGCCACCGTGTGGTGCATGGCGGCGAGCGGTTTAAAAGCTCGGTATGCATTGATGATGTGGTGGAAGCCGAAATTGACGCCTGCGCCCGTCTGGCCCCGCTGCACAACCCGGCCAATCTGATTGGCATTCGCACCGCCCGTGCCTGCTTTGCCAATCTGCCACAAGTGGCAGTATTCGACACGGCATTTCACCAGAGCATGCCGGCGCATGCCTATCTGTACGCCATTCCCAGCGCGCTGTACACCGAACACGGCCTGCGTCGCTATGGTTTTCATGGTACCAGCCACCGTTATGTGGCGGCTGAAGCCGCCGCCATGCTGGGTCGCCCGCTCAATGACTGTGCACTGATTACCGCTCATCTGGGTAATGGTGCCTCTGCAGCCGCCGTGCTGGATGGCCACAGCGTGGACACCACCATGGGTCTGACCCCGCTGGAAGGCCTGGTGATGGGCACCCGTTCCGGCGACATCGACCCCAGCCTGGTGCCGTTCATTGGCAAGGCGCTTGATTTGCCGGCTGACCAGGTGATCGACTTGCTTAACCGCAAGAGCGGCTTGCTGGGCCTGTCGGGCTTGTCCAACGACTGCCGGGCGCTGCAAACCGCCGCCGCCGAAGGCCACGCCGGCGCGCAAATTGCGCTGGACGTGTTCTGTTACCGCCTGGCCAAGCATATTGCCGGCCTGTCGGTGGCGCTGCCGCGTCTGGATGCCTTGGTGTTTACCGGCGGCATTGGCGAAAACTCGGTGTGGGTGCGTGAGCAGGTGATGAAGCAGCTGGGCCTGCTCGGCTTTGCCATCGACAGCGCCGCCAATGCCCGCTGTGTGGGCGGCGTGGCCGGCCCGATTCATGCCGCCGGCAGCCGCACTGCCCTGGTGGTGAACACCAATGAAGAACTGCTGATTGCCCGCGACACCTTCGCGCTGGCCCAATCCTGAAAGGCCTGCCCATGTATGCTTTGTATCTTTCCCCGGTGGGTTACGACGTTGGCCTGACCTCGGTGGCGCTGGGCCTGGTGCGCGCGCTGGAACGTCGTGGCCTGAAGGTGGGTTTTGTCAAACCGGTGGCGCAGCAGCGCGAAGTGACTGCCGGCCCGGAGCGCTCCACCCACTTTGCCGCCAGCCTGTTCCGCCTGGAAGCCCCCACCCCAATTGACTTTGCCCGCGCCGAACAGCTGATGGGGGCCGGCCAGACCGACCAACTGATGGAAGAAATCATCAGCCTGTACCAGCAAGTGGTGGACCACAACGATGTGGTGGTGATTGAAGGCCTGGCGGCAGATTCCAACCATGTGTACGCGCCGCAGCTGAACACCCAGATTGCCCGCACCCTGGACGCGGAAACCATTTTTGTCGGTTCTGCCGCCCGCCTGTCGGCAGAAGACCTGGCCGAGCAGATTGAAGTGGCGGCGCGCCAGTCGGCGGAATCGCACAATAACCGCTTTGCCGGCTACATCATCAACAAGGTGCCGGAAGACGTGCGCCCCGGAGACTACACCCTGGACATTGCCCAGCTCACCGCCACCGCCAAGGCGCGCCGGCTGCCGCTGCTGGGCACCATTCCGCTGTCCAGCGCCTTTGCCGCGCCGCGCACGCTGGACATTGCCCAGCACCTCAACGCCCAGGTGGTGGCACCGGCCCGGCTGCATTCGGCGCGGGTGACCGACATGCTGATTGCTGCGCGCTCGATTACCCATCTGATCAGCCGGCTCAAGCCCGGTGTGCTGGT
Protein-coding regions in this window:
- a CDS encoding acetate/propionate family kinase, giving the protein MTDHVLVINCGSSSLKFAAIDPISGQAALSGLAERLGSPDASLNVRQGDTRQSVSLAEGGHDAAMLAVLQLLDNSGLSAKLSAVGHRVVHGGERFKSSVCIDDVVEAEIDACARLAPLHNPANLIGIRTARACFANLPQVAVFDTAFHQSMPAHAYLYAIPSALYTEHGLRRYGFHGTSHRYVAAEAAAMLGRPLNDCALITAHLGNGASAAAVLDGHSVDTTMGLTPLEGLVMGTRSGDIDPSLVPFIGKALDLPADQVIDLLNRKSGLLGLSGLSNDCRALQTAAAEGHAGAQIALDVFCYRLAKHIAGLSVALPRLDALVFTGGIGENSVWVREQVMKQLGLLGFAIDSAANARCVGGVAGPIHAAGSRTALVVNTNEELLIARDTFALAQS